A single genomic interval of Mucilaginibacter robiniae harbors:
- the proS gene encoding proline--tRNA ligase, which translates to MSKGIISKEEDYSQWYNDLVIKADLAEYSPVRGCMIIKPYGYSIWEKMQAVLDKMFKETGHSNAYFPLFIPKSFFSKEASHVEGFAKECAVVTHYRLKNDGEGNIIVDEEAKLEEELIVRPTSETIIWNTYKGWIQSYRDLPILVNQWANVVRWEMRTRLFLRTSEFLWQEGHTAHATAEEAIAETEQMLNVYADFVENWLAVPVVRGRKTPNERFAGALDTYCIEALMQDGKALQAGTSHFLGQNFAKAFDVKFTSKEGKLDYVWATSWGVSTRLMGALIMSHSDDAGLVLPPKLAPIQVVVVPIYKHDEELEKISAYVKSLTAELKAKDISIKFDNRDTQRPGFKFAEYELKGVPLRVAIGSRDMQNGTVELARRDNKTKETVKQEGLAEHIENLLEEIQQSIYQKALNFRAENTTEVDDYETFKRLLDEKPGFLSAHWDGTAETEQRIKEETKATIRCIPLNNKQEEGKCILTGKPSTQRVLFARAY; encoded by the coding sequence ATGAGCAAGGGAATAATTAGTAAAGAAGAAGATTACTCACAATGGTATAATGATCTGGTAATAAAAGCTGATCTGGCCGAATATTCTCCGGTTAGGGGCTGTATGATTATTAAACCATATGGATACTCTATCTGGGAAAAAATGCAGGCCGTACTGGACAAAATGTTTAAAGAAACCGGGCACAGCAATGCCTATTTTCCACTGTTCATTCCCAAGTCATTCTTCTCAAAAGAAGCCAGTCACGTAGAAGGGTTTGCTAAAGAATGTGCGGTAGTAACGCATTACCGTTTAAAAAACGATGGTGAGGGTAATATTATTGTAGATGAGGAGGCAAAATTAGAAGAAGAGCTTATTGTTCGGCCAACTTCTGAAACCATCATTTGGAACACGTATAAAGGCTGGATACAATCTTACCGGGATTTACCAATTTTGGTAAACCAATGGGCTAATGTGGTACGTTGGGAAATGCGCACCCGATTGTTTTTACGTACTAGCGAGTTTTTGTGGCAAGAAGGCCATACGGCACATGCTACAGCTGAAGAAGCAATAGCTGAAACCGAGCAAATGCTAAATGTATATGCCGACTTTGTTGAAAACTGGTTGGCTGTTCCGGTAGTAAGAGGGCGTAAAACACCTAATGAGCGTTTTGCAGGAGCTTTGGATACGTACTGCATTGAAGCTTTAATGCAAGATGGAAAAGCATTACAAGCGGGAACTTCACACTTTTTAGGGCAGAACTTTGCCAAAGCTTTCGATGTGAAGTTTACAAGCAAAGAGGGCAAACTGGATTATGTGTGGGCAACTTCATGGGGCGTATCAACCCGTTTGATGGGTGCTTTAATCATGTCGCATTCTGATGACGCCGGTTTAGTATTACCTCCTAAATTGGCTCCAATACAAGTAGTAGTAGTACCAATTTATAAGCACGATGAAGAGCTTGAAAAAATATCTGCCTATGTAAAAAGCTTAACTGCTGAACTTAAAGCTAAGGACATATCTATAAAGTTTGATAATCGTGATACACAACGTCCAGGTTTTAAATTTGCTGAGTATGAACTAAAAGGCGTGCCGCTACGTGTAGCTATTGGTAGCCGCGATATGCAGAACGGTACGGTTGAGTTAGCCCGCCGTGACAATAAAACGAAAGAAACGGTTAAGCAGGAAGGTTTGGCTGAGCATATCGAAAACTTACTGGAAGAAATACAGCAAAGTATCTATCAGAAAGCCTTAAACTTCCGTGCTGAAAACACCACTGAGGTTGACGATTATGAAACCTTTAAACGCCTGTTGGATGAAAAACCAGGTTTTTTATCGGCACACTGGGATGGTACTGCTGAAACGGAGCAACGTATAAAAGAAGAAACTAAAGCCACTATTCGTTGTATTCCATTAAATAATAAACAAGAAGAAGGCAAATGTATCTTAACTGGCAAACCATCAACACAAAGGGTATTATTTGCCAGAGCTTACTAG
- a CDS encoding cystathionine gamma-synthase: MKFATKAIHAGQEPDPTTGAVMTPIYQTSTYWQKAPGDNQGYEYSRGTNPTRKALEDCLAALENAKFGLAFSSGMGATDAVMKLLKPGDEVITGNDLYGGSYRIFTKIFANYGIKFHFLNLHEPEIINEYVNENTKMVWIETPTNPTMQVVDIEAIAAISKVKNLMLVVDNTFASPYLQNPIDLGADLVMHSVTKYIGGHSDVVMGALMMNDEELYKRLWFIYNSCGATPGPMDSFLVLRGIKTLHLRMKAHCENGRQVAEFLKQHPKVERIFWPGFTDHPNHHIAKKQMRDFGGMISIVLKDADLQETFRIASNFKVFTLAESLGGVESLINHPATMTHASIPKETREKAGVVDNLLRISVGVEDIEDLLEDLKNALS, from the coding sequence ATGAAATTCGCAACCAAAGCTATACATGCAGGGCAGGAGCCCGATCCAACTACTGGCGCAGTAATGACGCCAATATATCAAACATCAACCTACTGGCAAAAAGCGCCGGGTGATAATCAAGGTTATGAGTATTCACGTGGTACTAACCCAACCCGTAAGGCATTAGAGGACTGTTTAGCCGCTTTGGAAAATGCTAAGTTTGGTCTGGCTTTTTCAAGCGGTATGGGTGCTACCGATGCTGTAATGAAGTTGTTAAAACCTGGTGATGAAGTGATTACTGGTAATGATTTGTATGGTGGTTCGTACCGCATTTTTACTAAAATATTTGCTAACTACGGCATCAAGTTCCATTTCTTGAACTTGCACGAGCCTGAGATTATCAATGAGTATGTAAACGAGAACACCAAAATGGTTTGGATTGAAACACCAACCAATCCAACTATGCAGGTGGTGGATATTGAGGCAATTGCAGCTATCAGCAAAGTTAAAAACCTGATGCTGGTGGTAGATAATACTTTTGCTTCACCTTATTTGCAAAACCCAATTGATTTAGGTGCCGATTTAGTGATGCATTCCGTAACCAAATACATTGGTGGTCATTCAGATGTAGTAATGGGTGCATTGATGATGAACGATGAGGAGCTTTATAAACGCTTATGGTTCATTTATAATTCGTGCGGTGCTACACCCGGACCAATGGATAGCTTTTTGGTGTTACGCGGTATCAAAACGTTACACTTACGCATGAAAGCACATTGTGAAAACGGCCGCCAAGTTGCCGAGTTTTTAAAACAGCATCCTAAAGTAGAGCGTATCTTCTGGCCTGGCTTTACTGATCATCCAAACCATCACATTGCTAAAAAGCAAATGCGCGATTTTGGTGGTATGATCTCCATTGTATTAAAAGATGCCGACTTGCAGGAAACTTTCCGCATAGCCTCAAACTTTAAAGTGTTTACTTTGGCAGAATCATTAGGTGGAGTAGAGTCGCTCATTAATCATCCAGCTACCATGACGCACGCTTCTATACCTAAAGAAACCCGCGAGAAAGCTGGCGTGGTAGATAACCTATTGCGCATCAGTGTAGGGGTAGAGGATATTGAAGATTTGTTGGAAGATTTGAAGAACGCATTAAGCTAG
- a CDS encoding TIGR02757 family protein, producing the protein MVTDVKAFLDAKVAQYNRPEFIQDDPVCIPHSFTRKQDIEIIGFWAAILAWGQRKTIISKCRELIALMDGAPYDFIINHQEPDLKKLLYFKHRTFNDVDTLYFISFFRQHYEKHESLEDAFLPLSGDFSAEAVLNHFRSYFFSLPDYPHRTKKHVSSPAQKSTCKRLNMFLRWMVRQDVCGVDFGLWNRIRPADLICPCDLHVDRVARKLKLITRKQTDWQTAVELTEQLREFDPNDPVKYDFALFGLGVEEKFNFKL; encoded by the coding sequence ATGGTTACCGACGTTAAGGCCTTTTTAGATGCTAAAGTAGCACAGTACAATCGTCCTGAATTTATTCAGGACGATCCTGTTTGTATACCTCATAGTTTTACACGCAAACAGGATATAGAAATTATTGGCTTTTGGGCAGCTATATTGGCTTGGGGGCAGCGCAAAACTATTATCAGCAAGTGCCGTGAATTGATTGCTTTAATGGATGGTGCACCTTACGATTTCATTATAAACCATCAGGAGCCAGATTTGAAAAAGTTACTGTATTTCAAACATCGTACATTTAATGATGTAGATACATTATATTTCATATCTTTTTTCCGGCAGCATTATGAAAAGCACGAGAGTTTAGAGGATGCATTCTTGCCGTTATCTGGAGATTTTAGTGCCGAAGCTGTACTTAATCACTTTCGTTCTTATTTCTTTTCTTTACCCGATTATCCCCATCGTACCAAAAAACATGTATCATCGCCTGCACAAAAATCAACCTGTAAGCGCCTAAATATGTTTCTGCGCTGGATGGTGCGTCAAGATGTTTGTGGAGTAGATTTTGGTTTGTGGAATCGCATCCGCCCAGCGGATTTAATTTGTCCCTGTGATTTGCATGTAGATAGAGTTGCTCGCAAATTAAAATTAATTACCCGTAAACAAACCGATTGGCAAACCGCTGTTGAACTTACTGAACAGTTGCGGGAGTTTGACCCTAATGATCCGGTAAAATATGATTTCGCCCTGTTTGGGTTAGGTGTGGAGGAAAAATTTAACTTTAAGTTGTAG
- a CDS encoding carbohydrate-binding domain-containing protein: MSRMTYPFISKRLPQVVRYNLIIAALALAFTGCKKNSSSDSSDTGTTVSIDSSAITSGTVEGSTEIGYNADDLVENSTFSNVVTINFGSTITISNPLSASGVNITQSNGDVTITSTTSNAVEYQLSGTTTNGSVKVYSDKKFKLTLNGVNITNNDGPAINIQSSKRSFIVVADNTTNTLTDGSTYATSTEDMKGTLFSEGQIIFTGNGSLTVKGNNKHGIASDDYVRIRSGSITVSGAAKDGIHTNDAFIADGGTLTVSAQSDGIEAEEGHIIINGGTLVLNTADDGITASYTGTDATITPYVNINGGSITIKTTGGEGIESKSVLTINKGTINTNTVDDGLNARTALYINGGSIYCYSSGNDAMDSNGTFTITGGKVIAAGAKAPEAGIDCDARTLKITGGIVVGIGGATSGPSATASTVHSVVMGSGTANQIIHIESSSGTEALTFLAPESYSTLLFASAKLKGSTTYNVYTSGSATGTNFNGLYLSGSYVKGTKSTSFTTSSMVTQIGGSISRN; encoded by the coding sequence ATGAGCCGAATGACTTACCCTTTTATCTCAAAGAGATTACCCCAAGTAGTCAGATATAACCTAATTATAGCTGCCCTAGCTTTAGCTTTTACAGGTTGCAAAAAGAACAGCTCATCTGACAGTTCTGATACTGGAACCACCGTTAGCATTGATAGTAGCGCTATTACCAGCGGTACTGTTGAAGGCTCAACAGAAATTGGCTATAATGCAGATGACTTGGTTGAAAACTCTACTTTCTCTAATGTAGTTACTATCAACTTTGGGTCAACCATTACTATCTCCAATCCGCTGTCAGCCAGCGGAGTAAACATTACGCAAAGCAACGGTGATGTGACTATTACTTCAACCACCAGTAATGCTGTAGAATATCAGTTATCCGGCACTACAACCAATGGATCGGTAAAAGTTTATAGCGATAAAAAATTCAAGCTTACATTAAATGGTGTAAACATTACAAATAATGATGGCCCAGCCATTAACATACAATCTTCTAAACGGTCTTTCATTGTGGTAGCAGATAATACAACTAACACATTAACTGATGGTTCTACTTATGCCACCTCCACCGAAGATATGAAGGGAACTTTATTCAGCGAAGGACAAATAATTTTTACTGGTAATGGTAGTTTAACTGTAAAAGGCAATAACAAACACGGTATTGCCAGTGATGACTATGTACGCATTCGTAGCGGAAGTATCACTGTTTCGGGTGCTGCTAAAGATGGCATACACACCAACGATGCTTTTATTGCTGATGGCGGAACACTAACAGTTTCTGCTCAAAGTGATGGCATTGAAGCTGAAGAAGGCCATATTATTATTAATGGTGGTACATTAGTATTGAATACTGCTGATGATGGTATCACAGCATCTTACACCGGAACAGATGCGACCATAACGCCTTATGTAAACATTAACGGTGGCAGCATAACTATTAAAACTACCGGTGGCGAAGGTATAGAAAGTAAAAGTGTACTCACCATAAACAAGGGCACTATTAATACCAATACTGTTGATGACGGATTGAATGCCAGAACTGCGCTATATATTAACGGCGGTAGTATTTACTGCTACAGTAGCGGCAATGATGCGATGGATTCTAATGGAACATTCACTATTACTGGTGGCAAAGTTATAGCTGCTGGTGCCAAAGCCCCGGAAGCTGGTATTGACTGTGATGCACGTACACTTAAAATTACTGGCGGTATAGTAGTAGGCATAGGTGGTGCTACCAGCGGCCCAAGCGCTACTGCATCTACCGTGCATTCTGTAGTTATGGGTAGTGGTACAGCTAATCAGATTATTCATATTGAATCATCTAGCGGTACAGAAGCATTAACTTTTTTAGCACCAGAATCATATAGTACTTTATTATTTGCCAGCGCTAAACTAAAAGGAAGCACCACTTACAATGTTTATACAAGTGGTAGTGCTACAGGTACAAACTTCAATGGCTTATACTTGAGTGGTTCTTATGTTAAAGGTACTAAGTCTACCTCATTTACTACCAGCAGCATGGTTACGCAAATTGGCGGCAGCATTAGTAGAAACTAA
- a CDS encoding alpha/beta fold hydrolase: protein MIMQERLDDVNGIRLHTLQEGEGNTETIIFLHGFPEFSYAWHKQLPFFATQGFHALAPDQRGYNLTSKPKGVKAYMLENAVEDLAAFIKKITSEKITLVGHDWGGGVAWIFAFKYPELLKKLVILNMPHPQVQSQNFKTSPKQMLKSWYVGFFQLRIIPEVVCRAYNFKFLEWTFLKSSNAGTFSQHDLQQYKQAWRQPRALTNMLNWYRAFKYIPTQNYGKINVPTLIIWGKKDIYLSAEMAQQSVNWCTNGKMVMLDDATHWLHHEKTAEVNKLILDFVQD, encoded by the coding sequence ATGATTATGCAGGAGCGATTGGATGATGTAAATGGCATAAGGTTGCACACTTTACAGGAAGGCGAGGGTAATACTGAAACCATTATTTTTTTACACGGCTTTCCAGAGTTCAGCTATGCCTGGCATAAGCAACTCCCCTTTTTTGCGACACAGGGCTTTCACGCATTAGCTCCAGATCAACGCGGCTATAACCTCACCAGTAAGCCTAAAGGTGTTAAGGCCTATATGCTAGAAAATGCGGTAGAAGATTTAGCAGCTTTCATTAAGAAAATCACTTCTGAAAAAATCACTTTGGTTGGGCATGATTGGGGCGGTGGTGTAGCTTGGATATTCGCCTTTAAATATCCTGAGCTATTAAAAAAGCTGGTGATTCTGAACATGCCACATCCGCAGGTTCAATCTCAGAACTTCAAAACTAGCCCTAAGCAAATGCTAAAAAGCTGGTATGTTGGCTTTTTCCAGCTTCGTATAATACCAGAAGTGGTATGCCGAGCATATAATTTCAAATTTTTGGAATGGACCTTCTTGAAAAGTTCTAATGCAGGTACATTCAGCCAGCATGATTTACAGCAGTACAAACAAGCTTGGCGACAGCCTCGTGCGCTCACTAACATGCTTAACTGGTATCGCGCATTTAAATACATACCTACACAAAACTATGGCAAAATAAATGTGCCCACATTGATTATCTGGGGTAAAAAAGATATTTATTTAAGTGCAGAAATGGCACAACAAAGCGTTAACTGGTGCACAAATGGGAAAATGGTTATGCTTGATGATGCTACTCATTGGCTGCACCATGAAAAAACAGCTGAAGTGAATAAATTGATTTTAGATTTTGTGCAAGATTGA
- a CDS encoding nucleoid-associated protein: protein MVTFFEASLDTISVHHVGNPLQDERYALSDAPLALKDEIIPRLLMQYFLSPFEKTNEVYHLMHPGDDLHLNEIYHYCTEIFGDNSKFHQMSEQIAKHLYSVSSHPKIKAGEIYVAYFNSVQLEGELLDAIGIFKSETKETFLKVYPQDNGFNVDYEENAININKLDKGCLIFNTQAEEGYKVTAIDQTNRNQEAVYWKDEFLKLKIRNDNFNQTNNTLSIYKNFVTEKLDDEFEMSKADKIDLLNRSMKYFKEKDTFELDEFTGEVLGNDQAIESFKNYKNQYEQEFETKIPDTFEISDNAVKKQARVYKSVLKLDRNFHIYIHGDKELIEKGFDEEKHMNYYKVYFKEEE from the coding sequence ATGGTTACTTTTTTTGAGGCTTCACTTGATACCATTTCTGTTCACCACGTGGGCAACCCGTTACAGGATGAACGCTATGCTTTGTCTGACGCACCACTGGCGTTAAAGGATGAAATTATTCCCCGGTTGCTGATGCAATATTTCTTATCACCGTTTGAGAAAACGAACGAGGTATATCACTTAATGCATCCTGGTGACGATTTACATTTGAACGAGATTTATCATTATTGTACTGAAATATTTGGTGATAACAGCAAGTTCCATCAAATGTCGGAACAAATAGCTAAACACTTATACAGCGTATCAAGTCATCCTAAAATTAAGGCAGGCGAAATATATGTAGCTTACTTCAACAGTGTACAACTGGAGGGTGAATTATTAGACGCTATAGGCATCTTTAAATCAGAAACTAAAGAAACCTTTTTGAAAGTTTACCCACAAGATAACGGCTTTAATGTAGATTATGAAGAAAATGCTATTAATATCAATAAACTGGATAAAGGTTGCTTGATTTTTAATACACAAGCTGAAGAAGGCTACAAAGTAACCGCCATTGATCAAACCAACCGTAACCAAGAGGCCGTGTATTGGAAAGATGAATTTCTGAAACTTAAAATCAGGAACGACAATTTCAACCAAACCAACAACACACTAAGCATTTACAAAAACTTCGTTACTGAAAAGCTGGATGACGAGTTTGAGATGAGCAAAGCCGATAAGATTGATTTACTGAATCGCTCCATGAAGTATTTTAAGGAGAAAGATACTTTTGAATTGGATGAGTTTACCGGCGAAGTATTAGGTAACGATCAGGCTATTGAATCTTTCAAGAACTACAAAAATCAGTACGAACAGGAATTTGAAACTAAAATACCTGACACCTTTGAGATATCAGATAATGCTGTAAAAAAGCAGGCTCGTGTTTACAAAAGTGTTTTAAAGCTGGATCGAAACTTTCACATTTACATTCATGGCGATAAAGAGCTAATTGAAAAAGGTTTTGATGAAGAAAAGCACATGAACTATTATAAAGTATATTTTAAAGAAGAAGAGTAA
- a CDS encoding helix-turn-helix domain-containing protein: MSDDALIRRLKIIVKEHGGQLALAKAIEVDQGFISKVINKKQEISYYLIRKLCFQLKYSPEWLILGSGERKINKADSPKLITEIQMLRTEVDILHARMRAFEMQLEGLRVQEQTDRTQQAG, encoded by the coding sequence ATGTCTGACGATGCATTAATCAGGCGACTGAAGATTATTGTAAAAGAACACGGCGGACAATTGGCGCTGGCTAAAGCCATTGAAGTTGACCAGGGCTTTATCAGTAAAGTCATCAATAAAAAGCAGGAAATTAGCTATTATCTAATTCGTAAACTTTGCTTTCAGCTCAAGTATTCGCCTGAATGGTTGATACTGGGTAGCGGCGAACGCAAGATTAACAAAGCCGACTCTCCCAAATTGATTACTGAAATACAGATGCTCCGTACAGAGGTTGACATTTTGCATGCGCGCATGCGTGCTTTTGAAATGCAGTTAGAAGGACTTAGAGTTCAAGAACAGACAGATCGCACTCAACAAGCCGGATAA
- a CDS encoding CAP domain-containing protein, which yields MKKKLIIGIVLLGGSGIAHAQMWKSSVQFRQAFLNRINIVRQQGCNCGGTYMPPAPPLVWNDNLEVSASRHARDMDRLHYFSHTSQDGRTMGDRIGAAGYKFEGLKAYTIGENIAFGQESIEEVNDGWFKSPGHCKNLMNAAFKEIGISEYNTYWVEDFGGRIGFSPSEQQMIRSGAKIVVKHASENH from the coding sequence ATGAAGAAAAAGCTAATAATTGGCATTGTGTTGTTAGGCGGAAGTGGTATAGCCCATGCACAAATGTGGAAAAGCAGTGTGCAGTTCAGACAGGCATTTCTGAACCGTATTAATATTGTACGGCAACAAGGATGTAATTGTGGGGGTACTTATATGCCACCGGCACCTCCTTTGGTTTGGAACGATAATCTGGAGGTATCAGCCAGTCGCCATGCACGAGACATGGATAGGCTGCACTACTTTAGCCATACCAGTCAGGATGGGCGTACTATGGGCGACCGTATAGGCGCTGCCGGATACAAGTTTGAAGGGCTGAAAGCTTATACTATAGGTGAAAATATAGCTTTCGGTCAGGAAAGTATTGAAGAAGTGAACGATGGCTGGTTTAAAAGCCCAGGACATTGTAAAAACTTGATGAATGCAGCATTCAAAGAAATCGGCATTTCAGAATATAATACTTACTGGGTAGAAGATTTTGGCGGCCGCATAGGGTTTTCGCCATCCGAACAGCAGATGATAAGAAGTGGCGCCAAAATAGTAGTTAAACACGCTAGTGAAAATCACTAA
- a CDS encoding FlgD immunoglobulin-like domain containing protein — MLFSVVSAQEGKPLYSSCTFTFKIKQTAATSAGIFDTEGRLLKTLWSGVTYATGTHKATWDGTDDEGRPMPAGNYQVKVLSNNVKYTWEGVIGNTSASFTGPTVHHAHERILGVAIVGNKAYYTTGFNEQGESNFKFYTDKPQSREVISQKGISTRLLATDGVRVYWAGEDSFNNRRWMVYATNVVDDKETLFDHGTIMITKHGNKFNSSLDTVHTKISGLAVQKRGNFLFIAHQDINEVHILNKSTGSFIKNVFVSSPKAMCVDQQDNLWLIYNKEGKDVAEKFSIKPDGSLSLLHVIINNLIQPLAIAVAPDNKTLLVADAGISQQIKAYNNLSGAVKWIMGEEGGYAQSPDVTNSKFYFSDMRGVLGTTIAFEPDGSFWIEDPGNSRLQHYSATRQYINRIMYLGTSYSCSVGLNNPTRLFSDYLEFKIDYLKHLKPDNGSWTLVKNWGYVVPANLNDHNRRLIPVVTLRNHRTYGLLYNSSKHNSQVVELPVQGNMRITDVALPSGICQLNADGSITQVGVTKPGQPLNWYKYLLEGFDNVGNPIWSKSQLLASVAIRTTLDPIYQPSPINLHVAEITSSGIILAFNAARSKNGNDGWHLGGVKAGNNQWLWRTALSTSENYSGNFPTDGKFDSGNKVRYAGSTSLAIGRNIFWGYHGEFWKNSQVNKWNHVYDDGLFVGQFGAIGPSPNGPISPYGMAGNAYAASVVKDNVGNLYLYHNDENHHSGVHRWKITNLNTITEQTIPVQLNTTTQNY, encoded by the coding sequence TTGTTATTTTCTGTTGTATCAGCTCAGGAAGGAAAACCATTATATTCATCGTGTACTTTTACATTTAAAATAAAACAAACTGCGGCTACTAGTGCAGGCATTTTTGATACAGAAGGACGATTACTTAAAACACTGTGGAGCGGAGTTACTTATGCGACTGGAACGCACAAAGCAACATGGGATGGCACTGATGATGAAGGAAGACCAATGCCTGCTGGTAATTATCAGGTTAAAGTGCTATCAAATAACGTTAAATACACGTGGGAAGGAGTTATTGGTAACACATCTGCAAGTTTTACTGGTCCTACGGTGCATCATGCCCACGAAAGAATTTTAGGTGTTGCTATAGTAGGAAACAAAGCTTATTACACTACAGGCTTTAATGAACAAGGTGAAAGCAACTTTAAATTTTATACGGATAAGCCACAAAGCCGAGAAGTTATTTCACAAAAAGGTATATCAACACGGCTGTTAGCTACCGACGGTGTTCGTGTTTACTGGGCTGGTGAAGATTCATTCAATAACAGAAGATGGATGGTGTACGCCACTAACGTAGTGGATGATAAAGAAACTCTGTTTGATCATGGCACTATTATGATTACCAAACATGGTAATAAATTCAATAGTTCTTTAGATACAGTACATACTAAGATTTCTGGATTAGCTGTTCAAAAACGGGGTAATTTCCTTTTTATAGCACATCAAGATATTAATGAAGTGCATATACTTAATAAATCAACGGGTTCATTTATTAAGAACGTGTTTGTTTCTAGTCCTAAGGCCATGTGTGTTGACCAGCAGGATAACTTGTGGCTAATTTATAATAAGGAAGGGAAAGATGTTGCAGAGAAATTTAGCATTAAACCAGACGGTAGTTTATCATTACTCCATGTAATAATCAATAATTTGATTCAGCCACTTGCAATAGCAGTAGCACCAGACAATAAAACTTTGCTGGTGGCAGATGCTGGTATTAGTCAGCAGATTAAAGCATACAACAATCTGTCAGGTGCTGTGAAGTGGATTATGGGTGAGGAGGGAGGATATGCGCAAAGCCCAGATGTAACCAATAGTAAGTTTTACTTCAGCGATATGCGTGGTGTACTAGGTACCACCATTGCCTTCGAACCTGATGGATCATTCTGGATAGAAGATCCTGGTAACTCTCGTTTACAGCACTATTCGGCAACTCGGCAGTATATAAATCGCATCATGTACTTAGGTACTTCTTATAGTTGTTCGGTTGGTCTTAATAATCCAACCCGGCTATTTTCCGATTATCTCGAATTTAAAATTGATTATTTAAAGCACCTTAAACCGGATAACGGTTCTTGGACGCTGGTGAAGAATTGGGGTTATGTGGTTCCAGCAAACCTTAACGATCATAACCGCCGCTTAATACCCGTAGTCACCTTACGCAATCATCGTACTTATGGCTTGTTGTATAATAGTTCTAAACATAACTCTCAAGTAGTTGAGTTACCTGTTCAAGGTAATATGCGCATTACAGATGTTGCACTACCCTCAGGCATTTGCCAGTTAAATGCTGATGGATCAATTACGCAAGTTGGTGTAACTAAACCCGGACAACCTTTAAACTGGTATAAGTATTTGCTTGAAGGTTTTGATAATGTAGGAAATCCTATTTGGAGTAAATCGCAACTTTTAGCCTCTGTAGCCATCCGTACAACTCTTGATCCAATATATCAACCTAGTCCTATCAATTTGCATGTAGCAGAAATAACATCATCGGGTATAATACTTGCTTTTAATGCAGCACGTAGTAAAAACGGTAATGACGGGTGGCATTTAGGTGGTGTAAAAGCTGGTAATAACCAATGGTTGTGGCGTACGGCATTAAGTACATCTGAAAATTATTCAGGAAATTTTCCAACTGATGGCAAATTTGATAGTGGCAATAAGGTAAGATATGCCGGTAGCACCAGCTTAGCTATAGGAAGAAACATCTTTTGGGGCTATCATGGTGAGTTCTGGAAAAACAGCCAAGTGAATAAATGGAACCATGTTTATGATGATGGATTGTTTGTTGGGCAATTTGGTGCGATTGGTCCTAGTCCGAATGGTCCAATTTCACCTTACGGGATGGCTGGTAATGCTTATGCTGCTAGTGTGGTTAAGGATAATGTAGGTAATTTATACTTATACCACAATGATGAAAACCATCATAGTGGTGTTCACCGTTGGAAAATAACTAATCTGAACACAATTACTGAGCAAACTATTCCAGTGCAGTTAAATACAACTACACAAAATTACTAA
- a CDS encoding winged helix-turn-helix transcriptional regulator: MRYSELLKEVKGISGKVLSRELKDLETNELVERNVLNTAPVTVRYCITDYGKSLKQLTTTITDWGLLGVIYRQRIISRMKTG; this comes from the coding sequence ATGCGCTACTCTGAATTATTGAAAGAAGTTAAGGGTATTTCCGGTAAGGTGCTCAGCCGCGAGCTGAAGGATTTGGAAACGAATGAACTTGTTGAGCGGAATGTGTTAAATACTGCACCTGTTACCGTAAGATATTGTATAACCGATTATGGGAAATCGCTTAAACAGCTTACCACTACAATAACAGATTGGGGGTTATTGGGGGTTATCTATAGGCAACGCATCATTTCCAGGATGAAAACAGGATAA
- a CDS encoding nitroreductase family protein codes for MVSEDKIDQIIEAINLSASYCGIQPYRLFVITNPEVRQRLAVGSFNTQQAISR; via the coding sequence TTGGTCAGTGAAGATAAAATAGACCAAATTATCGAAGCCATCAACCTCAGTGCTTCTTATTGTGGAATACAACCTTACCGTTTATTTGTAATTACTAACCCGGAGGTAAGACAAAGATTAGCTGTGGGATCATTCAATACACAACAGGCTATATCGCGATGA
- a CDS encoding nitroreductase family protein, producing MEKFDPKIFDDVLSLSEEGLHASVNISLGYRDTSNDYLASMLKFRLPINKFSSKIN from the coding sequence ATGGAAAAGTTTGATCCGAAAATATTTGATGACGTTTTAAGTTTGTCAGAAGAGGGACTTCATGCTTCGGTGAATATTTCTTTGGGCTATAGGGATACTTCTAACGATTATCTCGCTTCAATGTTAAAATTTCGTTTACCAATCAACAAATTTTCAAGTAAAATAAATTAA